A single region of the Methylocystis echinoides genome encodes:
- a CDS encoding phytoene desaturase — translation MLTQAKRRPTMHPAQARAVVIGSGFGGLAAAIRLGARGYRVIVVEKRDAPGGRAYVHRQDGFTFDAGPTIVTAPFLFEELWALCGRSMADDIDLRPMSPFYRIRFDDGACFNYSGDMAAMCAEVARFSPRDVDGFKRFMETSREICRIGFEQLGDVPFASPLDMARIAPDLIRLQGYRSVYALVSQHLRDERLRAIFSFHPLLIGGNPFRASAIYCLIAALEKRWGVHFAMGGVGALLSGLVELIKGQGGDIRCNSEVDSIIVENGAAKGVRLASGETIASDIVVSNADSAWTYRYLLPASARRRWSDRKIDRANYSMGLFLWYFGVRRRYDDVAHHTILMGPRYRELLNDIFQRKVLAEDFSLYLHRPTATDPALAPPGCDAFYVLSPVPNLQGGQDWPALAENYRLRIAAALEASILPGLSSEIVTSRIATPLDFHADLNAYRGAAFGLEPILTQSAWFRPHNASEDVRNLFLVGAGTHPGAGLPGVLSSARILDKVAPHASAFA, via the coding sequence ATGTTGACACAAGCCAAGCGCCGTCCAACGATGCATCCGGCCCAGGCGCGGGCCGTTGTGATCGGCAGCGGTTTCGGCGGGTTGGCGGCCGCCATCCGCCTCGGCGCCCGGGGCTATCGTGTCATTGTTGTCGAGAAGCGCGACGCCCCCGGCGGCCGCGCTTATGTCCATCGTCAAGACGGCTTTACATTCGACGCCGGCCCGACCATCGTCACCGCCCCCTTTCTTTTCGAGGAGCTTTGGGCGCTTTGCGGGCGCTCGATGGCCGACGACATCGACCTGAGACCGATGTCCCCCTTCTACCGCATCCGCTTCGACGACGGCGCCTGTTTCAACTACAGCGGCGACATGGCGGCGATGTGCGCCGAGGTCGCGCGGTTTTCACCGCGGGACGTCGACGGTTTCAAGCGCTTCATGGAGACGAGCCGCGAAATCTGTCGCATCGGTTTCGAGCAGCTCGGCGACGTTCCCTTCGCCTCGCCGCTCGACATGGCGCGCATCGCGCCGGATCTCATTCGCCTGCAGGGTTATCGGAGCGTCTACGCGCTGGTCTCGCAACATTTGCGCGATGAGCGCCTGCGCGCCATCTTCAGTTTTCATCCTCTGCTCATCGGCGGCAATCCCTTCCGCGCCAGCGCCATCTATTGTCTGATCGCCGCGCTGGAAAAGCGCTGGGGCGTGCATTTCGCCATGGGCGGCGTCGGCGCGCTCCTCTCGGGCCTCGTTGAGCTGATCAAAGGGCAGGGCGGGGACATCCGCTGCAACAGCGAGGTCGACTCCATCATCGTGGAGAATGGCGCCGCGAAGGGCGTGCGTCTTGCGAGCGGGGAGACGATCGCCTCCGACATCGTCGTCTCCAACGCGGATTCCGCCTGGACCTACCGCTATCTCCTTCCCGCATCGGCGCGCCGCCGCTGGAGCGATCGCAAGATCGACCGGGCGAATTATTCGATGGGTCTGTTCCTCTGGTATTTCGGCGTGCGCCGCCGCTACGACGACGTCGCGCATCACACCATACTGATGGGTCCGCGCTATCGCGAGTTGCTGAACGACATTTTCCAGAGAAAGGTTCTCGCGGAAGACTTCAGCCTCTATCTGCATCGGCCGACGGCGACCGATCCCGCGCTGGCCCCGCCCGGTTGCGACGCCTTTTATGTGCTGTCGCCCGTCCCCAATCTGCAGGGCGGGCAGGACTGGCCCGCGCTTGCGGAAAATTATCGGCTGCGCATCGCCGCGGCGCTGGAGGCGAGCATTCTTCCCGGCCTCTCCTCCGAGATCGTGACGTCGCGCATCGCAACGCCGCTGGACTTTCACGCCGATCTCAACGCCTATCGCGGCGCCGCTTTCGGTCTCGAGCCGATCCTCACCCAAAGCGCGTGGTTCCGGCCGCATAATGCGAGCGAAGACGTGCGCAATCTTTTTCTCGTCGGCGCGGGCACGCATCCGGGCGCCGGGCTGCCGGGCGTGCTCTCCTCCGCTCGCATTCTCGACAAGGTGGCGCCTCATGCATCCGCTTTCGCCTGA
- a CDS encoding SDR family NAD(P)-dependent oxidoreductase — MLKPLETGPALITGCSSGVGYATALAFRAAGFETFATARNGAALDHLRAAGCHILTLDVTDEAARRAAVEVVEKQFGAVGILVNNAGYGQYGPVEEISLDHMRRQFETNVFGALRLSQLVLPGMRRAGRGRIINVSSVAGRVSALGGGAYHASKFAVEALADAMRPEVEPFGIDIVNVLPGPIATRFEATLLRSIPDTGGQSPYLLFKAHLAQRMHAFLAPGGFGVLTAETVARIILQAAIARRPRTRYSVGFFARFGPIGRALAPDRLVDFVTRRHIRNTPLP; from the coding sequence ATGCTCAAGCCTTTGGAGACAGGCCCCGCGCTCATCACCGGCTGTTCGAGCGGCGTGGGCTACGCAACCGCATTGGCGTTCAGAGCCGCAGGGTTCGAGACCTTCGCGACGGCGCGAAATGGCGCCGCGCTGGATCATCTCCGCGCCGCAGGTTGCCATATCCTCACTCTGGACGTCACCGACGAAGCCGCACGGCGCGCCGCCGTCGAAGTCGTCGAGAAGCAGTTCGGCGCGGTGGGAATTCTCGTCAATAATGCCGGCTACGGCCAGTATGGGCCAGTCGAGGAAATCTCGCTCGATCACATGCGACGCCAGTTCGAGACGAATGTGTTCGGTGCGCTGCGGCTATCGCAGCTCGTGCTGCCGGGCATGCGCCGCGCGGGCCGGGGGCGCATCATCAATGTCAGTTCAGTCGCCGGCCGCGTCAGCGCGCTGGGCGGCGGCGCCTATCATGCCAGCAAATTTGCCGTGGAGGCGCTTGCAGACGCGATGCGCCCCGAGGTCGAGCCTTTCGGCATCGATATTGTAAATGTGCTGCCGGGACCAATCGCGACCCGCTTCGAGGCCACGCTCTTAAGATCAATCCCGGATACGGGCGGGCAAAGCCCCTATCTGCTCTTCAAGGCGCACCTCGCCCAAAGGATGCATGCGTTCCTCGCGCCGGGCGGCTTCGGCGTCCTGACGGCCGAAACTGTTGCGAGGATCATTTTGCAGGCAGCGATCGCCAGACGCCCGCGCACGCGCTACAGCGTGGGTTTCTTCGCGCGCTTTGGTCCGATTGGCCGCGCGCTGGCGCCCGATCGGCTCGTGGATTTCGTGACGCGCAGGCATATCCGGAACACGCCCCTGCCATGA
- a CDS encoding phytoene/squalene synthase family protein: MHPLSPERSFASAADHAHCAAAIRAGSRSFHLASLALPFRVREPAYGLYAFCRLSDDAVDLGGGSLDAVARLQERLSRACDGRPQDTPEDRAIADVMRDYAIPRVIPEALLDGLAWDAEGRRYETYADLQAYAMRVAGVVGVMMTLMMGVRDALTLARACDLGVAMQLTNIARDVGEDARAGRLYLPLSWLRDVGVDPDAFVRAPVASPAVKHVVARLLGEADVLYARARRGVAHLPASCRPAILAAALLYAEIGRELCRRHALDSVSQRARVSGARKLALLGKAVTLSPWLSRGAPEPALDAASFLIEAVAREPVRGGPARRPGMGVQFVYMLDMFERLERAERFGE, translated from the coding sequence ATGCATCCGCTTTCGCCTGAACGCAGCTTCGCCAGCGCCGCCGACCACGCCCATTGCGCCGCCGCCATTCGCGCGGGCTCCCGCTCCTTTCATCTCGCGTCGCTGGCGCTGCCGTTCCGCGTGCGCGAGCCGGCCTATGGGCTCTACGCCTTCTGTCGTCTCTCCGACGACGCCGTCGATCTCGGCGGCGGATCGCTCGACGCCGTCGCGCGCTTGCAGGAACGCCTCTCGCGCGCCTGCGATGGACGTCCGCAGGATACGCCGGAAGACCGCGCCATTGCGGACGTGATGCGCGACTACGCGATCCCGCGCGTGATTCCCGAGGCGCTGCTCGACGGACTCGCGTGGGACGCCGAAGGACGGCGCTACGAAACCTATGCCGATCTTCAGGCCTATGCGATGCGCGTCGCCGGCGTGGTCGGTGTGATGATGACGCTCATGATGGGCGTCCGCGACGCCCTGACGCTGGCGCGCGCCTGCGACCTCGGCGTCGCCATGCAGCTGACCAATATTGCGCGCGACGTCGGCGAAGACGCGCGCGCCGGTCGGCTTTACCTGCCGCTCTCGTGGTTGCGGGACGTCGGCGTCGATCCTGACGCCTTCGTCCGCGCGCCCGTCGCCAGTCCGGCGGTGAAGCATGTCGTCGCGCGGCTGCTGGGTGAGGCTGATGTGCTCTATGCGCGCGCCCGCCGCGGCGTAGCGCATCTGCCGGCGAGCTGCCGCCCGGCGATCCTCGCCGCGGCGCTTCTTTATGCGGAGATCGGCCGCGAGCTCTGCCGGCGCCACGCGCTCGACTCGGTTTCCCAACGCGCACGCGTCTCCGGCGCGCGCAAGCTCGCCCTTCTCGGGAAAGCCGTCACACTCTCGCCGTGGCTGTCGCGCGGCGCGCCAGAGCCGGCGCTCGACGCCGCCTCATTTCTGATCGAGGCCGTTGCGCGCGAGCCCGTGCGCGGCGGTCCTGCGCGACGCCCGGGCATGGGGGTGCAATTCGTTTACATGCTCGATATGTTCGAACGGCTCGAGCGCGCCGAGCGTTTCGGCGAGTAG
- a CDS encoding TetR/AcrR family transcriptional regulator: MREPAEQGQTASRATEATRAALLKAATLVFAERGYAGASVRQITQKAAANQAAINYHFGGKEQLYRAVLEAARDALANESALDADELDSMAPEVALKSYLRQFLAPLVKRDKVSRYMRIFTWEAVQGTEIFQAFIKDSPPRVFTLARRVVSRFLPPDASDTEVAIASLWLAQQPMFFVRDAERLASGPLGMKVDEAMLERLVDMLTRLSLGGLRSMRDAATEP; encoded by the coding sequence ATGCGCGAGCCGGCAGAACAGGGCCAGACAGCTTCCCGCGCCACGGAAGCGACGCGGGCGGCGCTGCTGAAAGCGGCGACGCTCGTTTTCGCCGAGCGGGGATATGCCGGAGCCTCGGTGCGACAGATCACCCAAAAGGCGGCGGCCAACCAGGCGGCGATCAATTATCACTTCGGCGGCAAGGAGCAGCTGTATCGCGCCGTGCTCGAGGCCGCGCGCGACGCCCTGGCCAATGAGAGCGCGCTCGACGCCGACGAACTCGACTCCATGGCCCCGGAAGTGGCGCTGAAAAGCTATCTTCGTCAGTTCCTGGCGCCGCTCGTGAAGCGTGACAAGGTCAGCCGCTACATGCGCATCTTCACCTGGGAGGCCGTGCAGGGCACGGAGATTTTCCAGGCTTTCATCAAGGACAGCCCGCCGCGCGTTTTCACGCTGGCCAGACGTGTCGTTAGTCGCTTCCTGCCACCCGACGCTAGCGACACCGAGGTTGCGATCGCGTCATTGTGGCTGGCGCAGCAGCCGATGTTTTTCGTGCGCGACGCGGAGCGCCTCGCCAGCGGGCCGCTTGGGATGAAAGTCGATGAGGCCATGCTCGAGCGGCTCGTCGATATGTTGACGCGCCTCAGTCTCGGCGGGCTTCGAAGCATGCGCGACGCCGCCACCGAACCCTAG
- a CDS encoding hydratase: MPDGGHEFDAPVAAGGYRWWYVDALSDDGAFGLTVIAFIGSVFSPYYAWSGWKDPYRHCAVNVALYGPRGARWAMTERGAASLKRSRDVLAIGPSSLQWRNDALVIRLDEISAPIPRRIRGEIVIAPQAITHRDYTLESHGRHVWRPIAPLARASVDLEAPDLRWRGHAYLDTNAGEEPLEKAFSFWTWSRARLTDGAAIFYDADRRRDAPLSLALRFNAAGEATPLEPPPVARLPKTNWAVPRLTRADDGAAQVLCRFEDTPFYSRSLISSRFAGSPVEWVHESLSLDRFANPLVRLMLPFRMPRRG; the protein is encoded by the coding sequence TTGCCTGATGGCGGACATGAGTTCGACGCGCCAGTCGCGGCGGGCGGCTATCGCTGGTGGTACGTCGACGCGCTGAGCGACGACGGCGCGTTTGGCCTCACCGTCATCGCCTTCATCGGCAGCGTCTTTTCGCCCTATTATGCGTGGTCGGGCTGGAAGGACCCCTATCGCCATTGCGCGGTGAATGTCGCGCTTTACGGTCCGCGCGGCGCACGCTGGGCGATGACGGAGCGAGGCGCCGCCAGCCTCAAAAGGTCACGCGACGTATTGGCCATCGGACCAAGTTCGCTGCAATGGCGCAACGATGCGCTGGTCATTCGCCTCGATGAAATTTCCGCGCCGATCCCAAGACGCATTCGCGGCGAAATCGTCATCGCGCCGCAAGCGATCACGCACCGTGACTACACGCTCGAATCGCATGGCCGACATGTCTGGCGCCCAATTGCGCCGCTGGCGCGCGCTTCCGTCGATCTGGAGGCGCCTGATCTGCGCTGGCGCGGGCACGCCTATCTCGACACCAACGCCGGCGAGGAGCCGCTCGAAAAGGCGTTCTCCTTCTGGACTTGGTCGCGTGCGCGTCTCACGGACGGCGCGGCGATTTTTTACGATGCGGACAGACGTCGCGACGCGCCGTTGTCGCTTGCGCTGCGCTTCAACGCGGCCGGCGAGGCGACGCCGCTGGAGCCGCCGCCCGTTGCACGATTGCCGAAGACCAACTGGGCCGTGCCCCGCCTCACCCGCGCCGATGACGGCGCGGCGCAGGTTCTGTGTCGTTTCGAGGACACGCCCTTCTATTCGCGCTCGCTCATTTCAAGCCGCTTCGCCGGTTCGCCGGTCGAATGGGTCCATGAGAGTCTGTCGCTCGATCGCTTCGCAAATCCGCTCGTGCGGCTGATGCTGCCCTTCCGCATGCCGCGGCGCGGTTGA
- the crtD gene encoding 1-hydroxycarotenoid 3,4-desaturase CrtD has product MRTPRVIVIGAGVGGLVAALLLAARGLNVTVIERADAPGGKMRQVEAGGVRLDAGPTVFTMRWAFDEIFDEAGAVFPDHVRLHRAQSLARHAWGEGERLDLFADVARSADAIGAFAGRAEAEGFRRFCARAQSIYETLRDSFILASRPSPVHLVRHAGIGGLPNLARISPFATMWDELGKYFQDPRLRQLFGRYATYCGSSPFAAPATLMLVAHVEMDGVWRLEGGMHGLAQALAGLAQARGATFLYGRHVEQIRIDHGRVTGVSLVDGETIDADAVIMNGDVAALRAGLFGDASRDALGGAPRAQPSLSAITLAMRARATGFPLVHHNVFFSQDYRAEFDDIFKHGRRPAAPTVYVCAQDRGDDDAARDDERLFALINAPAGQHARDMSQEELRQCEETIFQKLAACGLQIGAATATRTTPADFARLFPATGGAIYGQASHGWMASFTRPGARTRLPGLYLAGGSVHPGPGVPMAAISGRLAAHCLMADMSSTRQSRRAAIAGGTSTR; this is encoded by the coding sequence ATGCGAACGCCGCGCGTCATCGTCATCGGCGCCGGAGTCGGCGGGCTGGTCGCCGCGCTCCTGCTGGCGGCGCGCGGGCTCAATGTGACCGTGATCGAACGCGCCGACGCGCCAGGCGGCAAGATGCGTCAGGTCGAAGCGGGCGGCGTGCGTCTTGACGCAGGTCCGACCGTCTTCACCATGCGTTGGGCGTTTGACGAGATCTTCGACGAGGCGGGCGCCGTTTTTCCGGATCATGTGCGTCTGCATCGCGCGCAAAGTCTCGCGCGCCATGCGTGGGGCGAGGGCGAGCGTCTGGATCTTTTCGCCGATGTGGCGCGAAGCGCCGATGCGATCGGCGCCTTCGCGGGACGCGCGGAAGCGGAAGGATTTCGCCGTTTCTGCGCGCGCGCGCAATCGATCTACGAAACGCTGCGCGACTCTTTCATCCTGGCCTCGCGGCCGAGTCCCGTCCATCTCGTGCGTCACGCCGGCATTGGCGGTTTGCCGAATCTGGCGCGCATCTCGCCTTTTGCGACGATGTGGGACGAACTCGGAAAATATTTTCAGGATCCACGCCTGCGCCAGCTTTTTGGTCGTTACGCGACCTATTGCGGCTCGTCGCCTTTCGCCGCGCCGGCGACGCTGATGCTCGTGGCGCATGTGGAAATGGATGGCGTGTGGCGGCTCGAGGGCGGCATGCACGGCCTTGCCCAGGCGCTGGCCGGTCTGGCGCAGGCGCGCGGCGCGACGTTTCTCTATGGGCGCCATGTTGAGCAGATTCGCATCGACCACGGTCGCGTCACGGGCGTGTCTCTCGTCGACGGCGAAACAATCGACGCCGACGCCGTCATCATGAATGGCGATGTTGCGGCGCTGCGCGCTGGCCTGTTCGGCGACGCGTCGCGCGACGCCCTCGGCGGCGCGCCGCGGGCGCAGCCGTCCCTCTCGGCAATCACGCTGGCGATGCGGGCGCGCGCGACGGGCTTCCCGCTCGTCCATCACAATGTGTTCTTCTCGCAAGATTACCGCGCCGAATTCGACGACATCTTCAAACATGGCCGCCGGCCCGCCGCGCCGACGGTCTATGTCTGCGCGCAGGATCGCGGCGACGACGACGCGGCGCGCGACGACGAAAGACTGTTCGCCCTCATCAACGCGCCCGCGGGCCAGCATGCACGCGACATGTCGCAGGAGGAGTTGCGCCAATGCGAGGAAACAATCTTTCAAAAACTCGCGGCGTGTGGCCTGCAGATCGGCGCGGCGACGGCGACGCGCACGACTCCGGCGGATTTCGCGCGACTTTTTCCGGCGACGGGAGGCGCGATCTACGGTCAGGCGTCACATGGATGGATGGCGTCTTTCACGCGTCCGGGCGCGCGGACGCGCCTGCCGGGACTTTATCTCGCGGGGGGGAGCGTCCATCCGGGGCCGGGCGTGCCGATGGCAGCGATTTCGGGACGGCTCGCGGCCCATTGCCTGATGGCGGACATGAGTTCGACGCGCCAGTCGCGGCGGGCGGCTATCGCTGGTGGTACGTCGACGCGCTGA